The window atatgttacAAGATATAGGCCTAAACATTAACTTCTCTGACATTATTTCTTCCCATAATTGTTTAGGATTGTTTAATCTGAATGTAGATCTGTGGTTACATTTTGCCCCAAGCTTCTAATTTGTtaataattacattttttgttattcCCATATTCCAGATTGGAGTTGCTGTTGGCGATCAGGATGATTGACGTGCGGGCGTGGGCGGAGTACGTGGTGGAGTGGGCGGCTAAGGACCCGTACGGCTTTCTGACGACGGTTATCCTGGCGCTCACACCCCTCTTTATCGCAAGCGCCCTGTTGTCGTGGAAACTGGCCAAAATGATTGAGGCGCGCGACCGCGAGCAGAAGAAAAAGCAGAAACGCCAGGAGAACATCGCCAAAGCCAAGAGGACCAAGAAAGACTGAGCCGTAAAGAGGGAGAGCGGGATCAGGAGAGAAGAGTAGCTACAGTACACAGCTATGCTCAACGCTCTCTTTACTtgccacacccccacccctcgtctctTCAACCCAGCCCTCTTGTCCAGTGTAGGAGGGATGTAGGCCCTACATGGAGGCCTTACAGCGCTGAGGGAACGGTATAGACCGGGGAGGCTCATTCGATGGGACTATCATCACAATCAACACCACCGTCtgagcttggtggtgttgcagtaCTTTGCATTCCATTTGTAACAACTCCACTCCAATGATTTCATTAACTAGTAAAAAAAAGTTCTCCATTTGAAGTTACTAATTAAATATCTGAATTATTTTCCTGTTTTTAATGAAGTTCTGAATAAAAAAAAATGGCTGTTTTCTCCTTGCAAGTcataaccctcccctaaccctgccTGAATGATGCTTAACTGAAAAGTTTGAGTTCCTGCCCGACTAGATGCagtgcatcaaccaatggttgcatgCCATGTCAACTGTTCAGTCGGCTTAGATGGATAGCTATATCATGTGTTTTGCTTATAGTTAAACACCTATCCAAGTGTTTTGACATCTGGCAGGAGTGTACTGTAGTCTGGCAGGAACTCGACCAAGAAGTGAGCCAGGCAATTTTCATACATGGGTTTTATTCAGTGTTTTTAACATCTAGACAATTATAACACACATTTATTGTAAAGGGACGTCTACTCCTGAGACCTGCAACCATCTTGTCAGCTGTGGGATATCCTTTCCTTCATTTAATAAAAATAAAGGTTTGTAGTGTCATGTGTTGGGGGTGTATATATAAAATACAAAGACATTAAATAAATTACACCTTGTCATGCAGAAAAATATTTAATatgtatgccatttagcagaaaaTGTATCAATCAACTTACACTAGTGCATACATACCTTGCTATCTTAAGATGAGTGCACTAACTTATTCACTGTCGATAATtgcaaacaccatgatctaccattTGTGAAACACAGGACCACCTACTTTCCTGTACTAACATCACATCCCAGTTCTCTCAAGCCTGGCAGTTTCATTTATAATCCACAACAAATCAAACAAGATATCTTGACTACCTACAACTGAACTTTATATACAAAGAGTTTACAGTAGGGTCAGGGAGGTCAGATAAATTGCCTTCCACATCCCATGAACGCCATTCACTGTCAAGTACTCCCTGATTCAATGCATATGAAGAGCAGCGCTTCCTTTATTAGTTTACATCAtaaccagggtcatattcattaaaCCGCATACGTCACATTTAAGAGCATAGTGACCGGTTTCCGTTGCCAAACATTTtatggtgtgcactaatgaatacaacccagtcCAGATCCCAAAAATGCATGTGAAAAGTGATAAAAACAAATTAGTTAGTtgtgcaagacattttatagataaaacaataagtagcatattgtgCAAAAGCTGATTCAAAGGGGGTGTTTAAGTTTCAAAACTCATCCGCAAAGGACTCCGGTAGGATAGACATGACTTTCACTGATGAAAGGCGGCTATCGAGGAGGGGAAGACACTTCTGTTCACCTGCTAACGAATTGGCATCTCCTCAGCCACTTATCGGTTTCTGGGTcacggaggagaggacagaagagagggtggaggaggaatttATGCGCAAATGAGAAAAGGCCATTGAAGCTGTCCAGATCATGCTTCCTTCCCATCATCCTCTCTAGCTGATTTCAATTGTTCAGTCTTTTCAGGTCGCCGATCCATGGTGGTAATGATGGAAGGAAGTCTGAATACTCGCATAGGGAGGGCCTATACTTGTTTACACATCTAGTTTTTTGGATGTAGGTATGAAGAGAGTGCATATGCAcagtgtgcatgtgcgtgtcttTTTCTTAGTTGTGTGTGGTCAAACTATGAATAGCACTGCATATAGCCTGTGTGTATTTCTTGTGTGTACCATAGTGTCATTGTGTGTTAGGTACAAGCATCGCGATACTCAGAAGTACCATGGCGaggaaacaaaacatgaagcaGAAAAACAGTTCTAATCTTGTAAACACACAGCCTTCTGTTACCCAGAGTAAttgtttattttccaagctatatcACACAACAGCAGGAGTTCAGTTTGcttcatgtttttatttttttttaccatggAAAATTCCAGTATCACAGTACTGGAATCATGacccagtgagtgtgtgtgcgtggctATTTCTTGGCTGCGGGTATCCAGGAGCCAGGCTGGAATGTGTTGGCTGTACTGACAGGCTCCTCACTGGTCTCTGGCTGGCCGAAGCTGGTGGCGGCGGCGTGGCCCTTGGCTATGGTCTGAGCAGGCCGAGCCACCAGGCCCTCCTTGTACTCCTTAGCCTGCAGAGCcagctctctctcatccacctccCTCGCCTTTCCTTTGATGTGCTCCCTGTAGTGCTGGTTTTTCACCAGCTCCTGTGGGGagtagggaacacacacacacacacacacacacacacacacacacacacacacacacacacacacacacacacacacacacacacacacacacacacacacacacacacacacacacacacacacacacacacacacacacacacaattaaccgAGGCTTTTCAACAGAGACTCAGTCCTTTGAAAGGATAGCTACTGGTGACAGCGAAGTCCTCTCAAGTCATCCATAAACTAGTGTCCAGTCTGTGGTGTTAGTCTTGCCTTGGCAGAGTCAGAGAGCGAGGGAAGCCTGGATGTGTTGATGTTGTGTGTTGGCAGCAAAACTAGAGGGCTGGGAACGGCGAAGGGAGACCAGGGCAATACAGCCCTGCTTTGGGGAGCAAGGTGAGCATATTGAGCTGCTTTTCCAGCTTGTTAATGACAGGATTTAATCCAATCAATTTATGTTGACTTGGACAGGGACGAGAGGAAACGTTAAGAAGTGGACACAAAGTGCCGGGGGAGTGGTTTTGGCTACACCACTGTCCAGCTGTGGACGACTGCGAATGGGCAGACAGTAGGCAGAAAATTGGAATAGAATGTTCTGGCAACACTGAGGTGGGATGGCATTGGCCATTGGCATGGAATATACAGATGGGGGTGCCTGGGTATTTGCTTTCTAAAGGCTTTCCCATAGCCTCCATTTCAATGgacatataataataataattatagtcGATTAGACGAACCTTGTATACCAACGAAGCTAAAACTGAATATGACTCATTGAGACTACAAAAAGGCAGTTAGTtatacactgagcgtacaaaacattatgcACCTTCCAgtgggggctgctgaggggagaacggctcataataatggccggaacggagcaaatgaaAATGGCAtcaaaacacctggaaaccacgtgtttgataccattccactccagccattcccacaagcccgtcctccccaattaaggtgccaccaacctactgtggaactttcctaatattgagttgcacccccttttgccctcagaacagcctcaattcgtcagggctaggactctacaaggtgtcgaaagcattccacagagatgctggcccatgttgactctaatgcttcccatagttctgtcaagttggctg is drawn from Salvelinus fontinalis isolate EN_2023a chromosome 4, ASM2944872v1, whole genome shotgun sequence and contains these coding sequences:
- the LOC129853798 gene encoding small integral membrane protein 15 is translated as MIDVRAWAEYVVEWAAKDPYGFLTTVILALTPLFIASALLSWKLAKMIEARDREQKKKQKRQENIAKAKRTKKD
- the ndufaf2 gene encoding NADH dehydrogenase [ubiquinone] 1 alpha subcomplex assembly factor 2 — protein: MSRIGGLLRRSFGLIKEHVGTDHLGNKYYLQPEQKTWTGRIVRAKRMVVAVNPTEFEYLEGNIPSEWDAWIRGRRKQPPSIEELVKNQHYREHIKGKAREVDERELALQAKEYKEGLVARPAQTIAKGHAAATSFGQPETSEEPVSTANTFQPGSWIPAAKK